Proteins encoded in a region of the Trueperaceae bacterium genome:
- the rplR gene encoding 50S ribosomal protein L18, which yields MNVMTAKRRRTFRTRRNIRTPVDNGRMRLSVFRSARYIYAQVIDDRTGRTLAEANSKALGAKGTKTAQAGEVGKALAERAREAGVTRVVFDRGPYRYHGRVKALADAAREGGLEF from the coding sequence ATGAACGTGATGACCGCCAAACGACGCCGTACCTTCCGCACGCGGCGCAACATCCGCACGCCGGTCGACAACGGCCGCATGCGCCTGTCGGTGTTCCGCAGCGCGCGCTACATCTACGCCCAAGTCATCGACGACCGCACCGGCCGGACGTTGGCCGAAGCGAACAGCAAAGCGCTCGGCGCGAAGGGCACCAAGACCGCGCAGGCCGGCGAGGTCGGCAAGGCCCTCGCCGAACGCGCCCGGGAGGCGGGCGTGACCCGCGTCGTGTTCGACCGAGGCCCGTACCGCTACCACGGCCGCGTCAAGGCGCTCGCCGACGCCGCCCGCGAGGGAGGACTGGAGTTCTGA
- the rplF gene encoding 50S ribosomal protein L6 yields MSRVGLYPIPLPAGVTVRRDGDVVHVEGPKGRLEAPISARITMEESDGVLTFARPSDHPSDRAQHGLARALVANAVAGVSEGFTKTLEIQGVGYRCQMQGNDLELLVGYSHPVIIAAPEGVTIQAPEPTKIEVSGIDKQLVGQVAADIRAVRPPDSYHGKGVRYQGERVRLKAGKAASR; encoded by the coding sequence ATGAGCCGCGTCGGCCTGTACCCGATCCCCCTCCCGGCTGGCGTGACGGTCCGCCGCGACGGCGACGTCGTGCACGTCGAGGGGCCCAAGGGCCGCCTCGAGGCGCCGATCTCCGCGCGCATCACGATGGAGGAGAGCGACGGCGTCCTGACGTTCGCGCGCCCCAGCGACCACCCCAGTGATCGCGCCCAGCACGGGCTCGCTCGGGCCCTGGTCGCCAACGCCGTCGCCGGCGTCAGCGAAGGCTTCACGAAGACCCTGGAGATCCAGGGCGTCGGCTACCGCTGCCAGATGCAGGGCAACGACCTCGAGCTCCTCGTCGGGTACTCGCACCCCGTGATCATCGCCGCCCCCGAGGGCGTCACGATCCAGGCGCCGGAACCCACGAAGATCGAGGTGAGCGGCATCGACAAGCAGCTCGTCGGGCAGGTCGCCGCGGACATCCGCGCGGTCCGGCCGCCGGACAGCTACCACGGCAAAGGCGTTCGCTACCAGGGCGAACGCGTCCGTCTCAAGGCCGGCAAAGCCGCGTCCCGCTGA
- the rpsH gene encoding 30S ribosomal protein S8, translating into MHSDPIADMLNRIRNAVAVGHAHVDVPASKFKRALAKLLVDEGYLAGLEEVDANGHPNLRIALKYGPKRTPIIHEMTRVSKPGRRAYSKSKDVPVVRGGLGVAVVSTSRGLMADRDARRQGVGGEVVCEVW; encoded by the coding sequence GTGCACTCTGATCCGATCGCAGACATGTTGAACCGCATCCGCAACGCCGTGGCCGTGGGCCACGCGCACGTGGACGTCCCCGCCAGCAAGTTCAAGCGCGCGCTCGCGAAACTCCTCGTCGACGAGGGCTACCTCGCCGGCCTCGAGGAGGTCGACGCGAACGGCCACCCGAACCTCCGCATCGCGCTCAAGTACGGCCCGAAGCGCACGCCGATCATCCACGAGATGACCCGCGTCTCGAAGCCCGGACGGCGCGCCTACTCGAAGTCGAAGGACGTCCCCGTCGTCCGCGGCGGGTTGGGCGTCGCCGTCGTCTCCACCTCCCGCGGCCTGATGGCCGACCGCGACGCCCGCCGCCAAGGCGTCGGCGGCGAAGTCGTCTGCGAGGTGTGGTGA
- a CDS encoding type Z 30S ribosomal protein S14: protein MATKAKIAASKRTPKFSARAVRRCSRCGRTRGYLRDFGLCRICMREMAHKGYLPGVTKSSW, encoded by the coding sequence GTGGCCACCAAAGCCAAAATCGCCGCGTCCAAGCGGACGCCCAAATTCTCCGCGCGCGCCGTGCGGCGGTGCAGCCGCTGCGGGCGGACCCGCGGGTACCTGCGGGACTTCGGCCTGTGCCGCATCTGCATGCGGGAGATGGCCCACAAGGGCTACCTTCCCGGCGTGACGAAATCGAGCTGGTAG
- the rplE gene encoding 50S ribosomal protein L5, with product MAEAESAAVERIDLPIKAKYQAIRSDLTERHGYANPMAVPRVEKIVLNMGVGDARDDRKVLDRAADDLAKVALQRPVVTKAKKSVSNFKVRTGMPVGLKVTLRRERMWAFLDKLINVALPRVRDFRGISANAFDGRGNYSLGIREQLVFPELSYDSVDAVRGLDVVIVTSAETDEEARSLLELLGMPFRK from the coding sequence ATGGCTGAGGCGGAGAGCGCGGCGGTGGAACGCATCGACCTGCCGATCAAGGCGAAGTACCAAGCGATCCGTTCGGACCTGACCGAGCGGCACGGCTACGCCAACCCCATGGCGGTGCCGCGCGTCGAGAAGATCGTCCTCAACATGGGGGTCGGCGACGCGCGCGACGACCGCAAGGTCCTCGACCGCGCCGCGGACGACCTCGCGAAGGTCGCGCTGCAGCGCCCGGTCGTGACGAAGGCCAAGAAGTCGGTGTCGAACTTCAAGGTCCGCACCGGCATGCCGGTCGGCCTGAAGGTCACGTTGCGGCGGGAACGCATGTGGGCGTTCCTCGACAAACTCATCAACGTCGCGTTGCCCCGCGTGCGGGACTTCCGCGGCATCAGCGCCAACGCCTTCGACGGCCGCGGCAACTACAGCCTCGGGATTCGCGAGCAACTCGTGTTCCCCGAACTCAGTTACGACTCCGTCGACGCCGTCCGCGGCCTCGACGTGGTCATCGTCACCAGTGCCGAGACCGACGAGGAAGCGCGCAGCCTCCTCGAGCTGCTCGGCATGCCGTTCCGGAAGTAG
- the rplX gene encoding 50S ribosomal protein L24: MRLKKGDTVRVIAGKHKGLEGEVIDVRRDAGRIVVEGVNVIKKALRPTQENPRGGFREQEAPIDVSNVQLLDPQTGEPTRVGVQVGEDGVKRRVARKSGVVLDG, translated from the coding sequence ATCCGCCTCAAGAAGGGCGACACCGTCCGGGTGATCGCCGGGAAGCACAAGGGCCTCGAAGGGGAGGTCATCGACGTGCGCCGCGATGCGGGCCGTATCGTCGTCGAGGGCGTCAACGTCATCAAGAAGGCGTTGCGTCCGACGCAGGAGAACCCGCGCGGCGGGTTCCGGGAGCAGGAGGCGCCGATCGACGTCAGCAACGTCCAGCTCCTCGACCCGCAGACGGGGGAACCCACCCGCGTCGGCGTGCAGGTGGGCGAGGACGGCGTGAAGCGTCGCGTCGCGCGCAAGAGCGGAGTGGTTCTCGATGGCTGA
- the rplN gene encoding 50S ribosomal protein L14, with translation MIQQETFLDVADNSGARRIQCIRVLGTGQQFVGGVGDLIVASVKDAIPQGQVKKGEVVRAVVVRTKKEINRKDGSSIRFDGNAAVLVNPQNEPRGTRVFGPVARELREKRFMRIVSLAPEVL, from the coding sequence GTGATTCAACAGGAAACCTTCCTCGACGTCGCCGACAACTCCGGAGCCCGCCGGATCCAGTGCATCCGCGTGCTCGGCACCGGGCAACAGTTCGTCGGCGGCGTGGGCGACCTGATCGTCGCCTCGGTGAAGGACGCCATTCCGCAGGGCCAGGTCAAGAAGGGCGAAGTGGTCCGCGCCGTGGTGGTCCGCACCAAGAAGGAGATCAACCGCAAGGACGGCTCGTCGATCCGCTTCGACGGAAACGCCGCCGTCCTCGTCAACCCCCAGAACGAGCCGCGCGGGACGCGCGTGTTCGGGCCCGTCGCGCGGGAGTTGCGGGAGAAGCGCTTCATGCGCATCGTGTCGCTCGCGCCGGAGGTGCTGTGA
- the rpsQ gene encoding 30S ribosomal protein S17 has product MKKVLQGRVVSDAADKTVTVSVERRFKHPLYGKVVSSNKKYLAHDETNAYGVGDLVELTSARPVSKRKRFVVTKLLEKARS; this is encoded by the coding sequence ATGAAGAAGGTCCTGCAGGGACGCGTCGTCTCCGACGCGGCGGACAAGACGGTGACCGTCTCGGTCGAGCGGCGCTTCAAGCACCCGCTCTACGGCAAGGTCGTGAGTTCGAACAAGAAGTACCTCGCGCACGACGAAACGAACGCGTACGGCGTCGGCGACCTCGTGGAGCTCACGAGCGCGCGCCCCGTCAGCAAGCGCAAGCGCTTCGTCGTCACGAAACTTCTGGAGAAGGCGCGCAGCTGA
- the rpmC gene encoding 50S ribosomal protein L29, protein MKPNEVRNLTLEEIEAEVAQRRAELLDLRFQAAVGQASNPRRIREAKREIARLLTVANETRARNGSQA, encoded by the coding sequence ATGAAGCCCAATGAGGTGCGCAACCTGACGCTCGAGGAGATCGAGGCCGAGGTCGCGCAGCGGCGAGCGGAACTGCTCGACCTCCGCTTTCAGGCGGCGGTCGGTCAGGCGAGCAACCCGCGGCGCATTCGGGAGGCGAAGCGTGAAATCGCGCGGCTGCTGACCGTGGCCAACGAGACCCGGGCGCGGAACGGGAGCCAGGCATGA
- the rplP gene encoding 50S ribosomal protein L16 — protein MLLPKRVKYRKQFRGRMRGATTGGDYVAFGDYALVATEPAWIKSNQIEACRITMSRYFKRGGKIYIRIFPDKPITKKPQEVRMGKGKGAVEFWVAVVKPGRILFEVANVTEEQAREAFRLAGHKLPIATKMVKREIYDEAQ, from the coding sequence ATGCTGCTCCCGAAGCGCGTCAAGTACCGCAAGCAGTTCCGCGGCCGCATGCGGGGCGCGACGACCGGCGGCGACTACGTCGCGTTCGGCGACTACGCGCTCGTCGCGACGGAGCCCGCCTGGATCAAGTCGAACCAGATCGAGGCGTGCCGCATCACGATGAGCCGCTACTTCAAGCGCGGCGGCAAGATCTACATCCGCATCTTCCCCGACAAGCCCATCACCAAGAAGCCCCAGGAGGTTCGCATGGGGAAGGGGAAGGGCGCCGTGGAGTTCTGGGTGGCGGTCGTCAAGCCGGGACGCATCCTGTTCGAGGTCGCCAACGTCACCGAGGAGCAGGCGCGCGAGGCGTTCCGCCTCGCGGGGCACAAACTGCCGATCGCGACGAAGATGGTGAAGCGGGAGATCTACGATGAAGCCCAATGA
- the rplV gene encoding 50S ribosomal protein L22 — protein MRATAKLRMHRATPRKTRLVIDQIRGKDVGEAESILKFTDKRAAAPILKLLTSAKANAVNNHDMFEDDLFVAEAQVGDGPTLKRYLPRARGRADLLRKRTSHITITLEERRGQ, from the coding sequence ATGCGCGCCACCGCCAAGCTCCGCATGCACCGCGCCACGCCCCGCAAGACGCGCCTGGTGATCGACCAGATCCGCGGCAAGGACGTCGGCGAAGCGGAGTCGATCCTCAAGTTCACCGACAAGCGGGCGGCCGCCCCGATCCTGAAGCTCCTCACGAGCGCGAAGGCGAACGCCGTCAACAACCACGACATGTTCGAGGACGACCTGTTCGTCGCCGAAGCGCAGGTCGGCGACGGCCCGACGCTCAAGCGCTACCTGCCGCGGGCGCGCGGTCGCGCCGACCTGCTGCGCAAGCGCACGAGCCACATCACGATCACGCTGGAGGAACGCCGTGGGCAATAA
- the rpsS gene encoding 30S ribosomal protein S19: MSRSLKKGPFVDGHLLKKVDAANASGDRKVIKTWSRRSTVVPEMVGHTLGVYNGKQHVPVFVQENMVGHKLGEFAPTRNFRGHGRGD, translated from the coding sequence ATGTCCCGCAGCCTGAAGAAGGGGCCGTTCGTCGACGGCCACCTGCTCAAGAAGGTCGACGCCGCCAACGCGTCCGGCGACCGCAAGGTCATCAAGACGTGGAGCCGTCGCTCGACGGTGGTGCCCGAGATGGTCGGTCACACCCTCGGCGTCTACAACGGCAAGCAGCACGTGCCGGTGTTCGTGCAGGAGAACATGGTCGGGCACAAGCTCGGCGAGTTCGCGCCGACCCGCAACTTCCGCGGTCACGGGCGGGGCGACTGA
- the rplB gene encoding 50S ribosomal protein L2, whose protein sequence is MPTKKYRPYTPSRRTMATPDFAEVTRGAPEKSLVKGAAKSGGRNNRGRVTSRFRGGGHKRRYRVIDFRRRDKEGVPAKVAGIEYDPNRSAHIALLHYLDGEKRYVLAPGGLRAGERIVAGPDAEPVVGNAMPLRFVPVGTVVHAVELVPGKGAQVGRSAGTGIQIQGRDGAYVTLRLPSGELRRVHGECYATVGTVGNAEHKNVVSGKAGRTRWLGRKPHQRGRAMNPVDHPHGGGEGRSSGGRPPVSPWGQQAKGLKTRDRRKTSSRFIVRRRKGR, encoded by the coding sequence ATGCCGACCAAGAAATACCGTCCGTATACGCCCTCCCGCCGCACGATGGCGACCCCCGACTTCGCGGAGGTCACTCGCGGAGCGCCGGAGAAATCCCTCGTCAAGGGGGCCGCGAAGAGCGGCGGGCGCAACAACCGGGGGCGCGTCACGTCGCGCTTCCGCGGCGGGGGTCACAAGCGCCGCTACCGCGTCATCGACTTCCGTCGCCGCGACAAGGAGGGCGTGCCCGCCAAGGTCGCCGGCATCGAGTACGACCCGAACCGGAGCGCCCACATCGCGCTGCTGCACTACCTCGACGGCGAGAAGCGCTACGTGCTCGCGCCCGGCGGGTTGCGCGCCGGCGAACGCATCGTGGCCGGTCCCGACGCCGAACCGGTCGTCGGCAACGCCATGCCGCTCCGCTTCGTCCCCGTCGGGACGGTCGTGCACGCCGTCGAGCTGGTGCCCGGCAAGGGCGCGCAGGTGGGGCGTAGCGCCGGCACCGGCATTCAGATCCAGGGCCGCGACGGCGCCTACGTCACGTTGCGCCTCCCGTCGGGCGAACTGCGGCGCGTGCACGGCGAGTGCTACGCGACCGTCGGCACCGTCGGGAACGCCGAACACAAGAACGTCGTCAGCGGCAAGGCGGGCCGTACCCGCTGGCTCGGGCGCAAGCCCCACCAGCGCGGTCGCGCCATGAACCCGGTCGATCACCCCCACGGTGGGGGCGAGGGCCGCAGCAGCGGCGGCCGGCCGCCGGTCAGCCCCTGGGGCCAGCAGGCGAAGGGCCTCAAGACCCGCGACCGCCGCAAGACGTCGAGCCGATTCATCGTGCGCCGTCGGAAGGGGAGGTAA
- a CDS encoding 50S ribosomal protein L23, with protein sequence MSPHDVILRPVLSEKAVVAIETGKYAFYVHPDANRTQIKDAVETVFEVEVTKINLQNVRGKAKRTGRYVGRTADRKKAIVTLAPGQRIAQLEGLT encoded by the coding sequence GTGAGTCCGCACGACGTGATCCTGCGCCCGGTGCTGTCGGAGAAGGCGGTCGTCGCGATCGAGACCGGCAAGTACGCCTTCTACGTGCACCCGGACGCCAACCGCACGCAGATCAAGGACGCCGTCGAGACGGTCTTCGAGGTCGAGGTCACCAAGATCAACCTCCAGAACGTCCGCGGCAAGGCCAAACGCACCGGCCGGTACGTCGGCCGGACCGCCGACCGCAAGAAGGCCATCGTCACGCTCGCGCCCGGGCAGCGCATCGCGCAGCTCGAGGGCCTCACCTAA
- the rplD gene encoding 50S ribosomal protein L4 — MMPVTLDVVGSQRTVTLDLPEPQESVLHEVVRWQLAKRRRGTARTQTRGKVTGSTAKIYPQKGTGRARHGSRKAPIFVGGGTVFGPVERDYGYTLPKRVRRLGLHMAIAARANEGKLTLVEAFDLSGKTKEFVAWAKEHGFDGEERVLLVTDDELARRAARNLPWVDVLPVRGLNVYDVLRSDAVIADAAVFAGAETEAAS, encoded by the coding sequence ATGATGCCGGTCACGCTCGACGTGGTGGGGAGCCAGCGCACCGTGACGCTGGACCTGCCCGAACCCCAGGAGTCGGTCCTCCACGAGGTCGTTCGCTGGCAGCTCGCGAAGCGCCGCCGCGGCACCGCCCGCACCCAGACGCGCGGCAAGGTCACCGGCTCGACCGCCAAGATCTACCCGCAGAAGGGCACCGGCCGCGCCCGCCACGGCAGCCGCAAGGCGCCGATCTTCGTCGGCGGCGGGACGGTCTTCGGGCCCGTGGAACGCGACTACGGCTACACCCTGCCCAAGCGGGTGCGGCGGCTCGGCCTGCACATGGCGATCGCGGCGCGCGCCAACGAAGGCAAGCTCACGCTCGTCGAGGCGTTCGATCTCTCCGGCAAGACCAAGGAGTTCGTCGCCTGGGCGAAGGAGCACGGCTTCGACGGCGAGGAGCGCGTGCTGCTCGTCACCGACGACGAGCTGGCGCGCCGCGCCGCGCGGAACCTGCCGTGGGTCGACGTGCTCCCGGTGCGCGGCCTCAACGTCTACGACGTGCTGCGTAGCGACGCCGTCATCGCCGACGCCGCCGTGTTCGCCGGCGCGGAAACGGAGGCGGCCTCGTGA